One window of the Camelina sativa cultivar DH55 chromosome 1, Cs, whole genome shotgun sequence genome contains the following:
- the LOC104788366 gene encoding uncharacterized protein LOC104788366 has translation MVETICIPDLIGDPDVPIALVKEPARTVKIHPLTHDFSSNQIKEALRFCRSNISKFILGSSRTDAFVEFETEDGKERALAEHSISICNTQLFISRIDIPRTTVARISNLSESAGRNVRALCSPYGQIKQVYMKGYDIADVHFDVSEWPNMLTILNSLNGTEIDGNKLVVRAAKAVIPPEILRVLWKDPKEKRFVKSVIRNLVREIEQPIDATSCHTLMADLLL, from the exons ATGGTAGAAACGATATGTATTCCGGATCTCATTGGCGATCCAGATGTGCCTATTGCATTGGTGAAGGAACCAGCCCGAACAGTTAAGATTCATCCGCTGACGCATGATTTTAGTTCAAATCAGATCAAAGAAGCGCTAAGATTCTGTAGGAGCAACATATCAAAGTTTATCTTGGGTTCATCGAGAACAGATGCTTTCGTGGAGTTTGAG ACGGAAGACGGCAAAGAGAGAGCACTTGCAGAGCATTCAATTAGCATCTGCAACACACAATTGTTTATCTCTAGGATTGATATACCGAGGACAACCGTGGCAAGGATTTCAAACTTGTCGGAATCAGCAGGGAGAAATGTACGAGCATTGTGTTCTCCTTATGGACAGATCAAACAGGTGTATATGAAAGGATACGACATTGCAGATGTGCATTTTGATGTCTCTGAGTGGCCAAACATGCTCACCATTCTCAACAG CTTGAATGGTACGGAGATAGATGGTAACAAGTTGGTGGTTCGAGCTGCAAAAGCAGTAATACCTCCTGAAATTTTGAGGGTTTTGTGGAAAGATCCTAAAGAAAAGAGATTTGTGAAAAGTGTAATTAGGAATCTGGTGAGAGAGATTGAGCAGCCTATAGATGCAACTAGTTGCCACACACTTATGGCAGATTTACTACTATAG